From a region of the Castanea sativa cultivar Marrone di Chiusa Pesio chromosome 10, ASM4071231v1 genome:
- the LOC142613096 gene encoding glutathione S-transferase-like, whose product MDQMRPVVYCLLCLLFVLDHITILPIMAAIKVHGSPLSTNTLRVLATVYEKELDHEFVLIDMSAGEHKKEHFLSTHNPFGQVPAFEDGDLKLFESRAITNYIACEYADKGTQLIYQDSKKMAITSVWMEVESQQYEQIAAKLAWELVYKPLLLGMSADTAIVEENEHRLAKVLDIYESRLAQSKYLGGDCFTLADLHHLPTLHYLFGTQVKKLFDSRPHVSAWIADITARPAWLKALALQSQQ is encoded by the exons ATGGATCAGATGAGGCCTGTGGTATATTGCTTGCTCTGTCTGCTCTTTGTTCTTGACCATATAACCATTCTCCCCATCATGGCAGCTATCAAAGTCCATGGAAGCCCTCTCTCAACAAATACACTGCGAGTTCTCGCTACCGTTTATGAGAAAGAGCTTGACCATGAATTTGTTCTTATAGACATGAGTGCTGGTGAACATAAAAAAGAACACTTCCTGTCGACCCACAAT CCATTTGGTCAAGTTCCAGCTTTTGAAGATGGAGATCTCAAGCTCTTTG AATCAAGGGcaattacaaattacattgcCTGTGAGTATGCTGACAAGGGAACCCAGCTGATATACCAAGACTCTAAGAAGATGGCAATTACGTCTGTTTGGATGGAAGTGGAGAGCCAACAGTATGAACAGATAGCTGCAAAACTAGCCTGGGAGCTGGTGTATAAGCCATTACTGCTTGGCATGAGTGCAGACACAGCAATTGTGGAGGAAAATGAACATAGGCTAGCTAAGGTCCTTGATATCTATGAGAGTCGACTAGCTCAGTCAAAATACTTGGGAGGCGATTGCTTCACCCTGGCGGATTTGCACCATTTGCCCACTTTGCATTACTTGTTTGGGACACAAGTTAAAAAGCTCTTTGATTCACGCCCCCATGTGAGTGCTTGGATAGCAGACATTACAGCAAGGCCAGCTTGGTTGAAGGCCCTTGCCTTGCAAAGCCAACAGTAA
- the LOC142613094 gene encoding glutathione S-transferase-like, producing the protein MAAIKAHGSLISTATNRVLVILYEKELEFEFVSVDMSTGEHKKDHFLSLNPFGQVPALEDGDLKLFESRAITKYVAYEYAGKGTQLIHQDSKKMAITLVWMEVEAQQYDPVASKLVWELGIKPMLGMVTDKAIVEENEAKLAKVLDVYENRLAHSKYLGGDCFTLADLHHLPTLQYLLGTQSQKLFDSRPHVSAWVADITARPAWLKVQALRKKH; encoded by the exons ATGGCAGCCATCAAAGCCCATGGAAGCCTTATCTCAACAGCTACAAACCGAGTTCTAGTTATCCTTTATGAGAAAGAGCTTGAATTTGAGTTTGTTTCTGTAGATATGAGCACTGGTGAACATAAAAAAGATCATTTCCTGTCTCTCAAT CCATTTGGTCAAGTTCCAGCTTTAGAAGATGGAGATCTGAAGCTCTTTG AATCAAGGGCAATTACCAAATACGTTGCCTACGAGTATGCTGGCAAGGGAACCCAACTGATACACCAAGACTCCAAGAAGATGGCAATCACATTGGTTTGGATGGAGGTGGAGGCCCAACAGTATGACCCAGTAGCTTCAAAGCTAGTCTGGGAGCTGGGAATAAAGCCAATGCTTGGCATGGTTACAGACAAAGCAATTGTAGAGGAAAATGAAGCTAAGCTGGCTAAGGTTCTTGATGTCTATGAGAACCGACTGGCTCATTCAAAATACTTGGGAGGTGACTGCTTCACCTTGGCAGATTTACATCACCTTCCAACTCTTCAATACTTGTTGGGCACACAATCTCAAAAGCTCTTTGATTCACGCCCCCATGTCAGTGCATGGGTAGCTGATATCACAGCAAGGCCAGCTTGGTTGAAGGTCCAAGCCTTGCGAAAGAAGCACTAA
- the LOC142613790 gene encoding glutathione S-transferase-like, translated as MAAIKVHGNPLSTAAMRVLATVYEKEIDHEFVFVDMRAGEHKKEHFLSLNPFGQVPALEDGDLKLFESRAINKYVACEYAVEGTQLIYQDSKKMAITSVWMEVEAQQYDPAASKLGWELAIKPLLGMSTDTAVVEENEAKLAKVLDVYESRLAQSKYLGGDCFTLADLHHLPTLHYLFGTQVKKLFDSRPHVSAWVADITARPAWLKVLALQSQQ; from the exons ATGGCAGCGATCAAAGTTCATGGAAACCCTCTCTCAACAGCTGCTATGCGAGTTCTCGCTACCGTCTATGAGAAAGAGATAGACCATGAGTTTGTTTTTGTAGACATGAGAGCTGGTGAACATAAGAAAGAACACTTCCTGTCCCTTAAT CCATTTGGTCAAGTTCCAGCTCTTGAAGATGGAGATCTCAAGCTCTTTG AATCAAGGGCAATTAATAAATACGTTGCCTGTGAGTATGCTGTCGAGGGAACCCAGCTGATATACCAAGACTCTAAGAAGATGGCAATTACATCTGTCTGGATGGAAGTGGAGGCCCAACAGTACGACCCAGCAGCTTCAAAGCTAGGCTGGGAATTGGCAATAAAGCCACTGCTTGGCATGAGTACAGACACTGCAGTTGTGGAGGAAAATGAAGCTAAGCTAGCTAAGGTTCTTGATGTGTATGAGAGTCGATTGGCTCAGTCAAAATACTTGGGAGGTGATTGCTTCACCCTGGCGGATTTGCACCATTTGCCCACGTTGCATTACTTGTTTGGGACACAAGTCAAAAAGCTCTTTGATTCACGCCCCCATGTGAGTGCTTGGGTAGCAGACATCACAGCAAGGCCAGCTTGGTTGAAGGTCCTTGCCTTGCAAAGCCAACAGTAA